The following proteins are encoded in a genomic region of Pseudomonadota bacterium:
- a CDS encoding DUF2284 domain-containing protein, with translation MTKPTFAKDRKLVGGLLAARGVADSRWLDPKRIAVAEWVRMKCRFGCGGYAKGACCPPNVPSVAECRAFFDGYELGALLHFETRCADKIERRRWSMEQTRDLLALERDVFLAGYERAFVLVFATCHLCAKCAPTRAECAQPALARPTPEAFAVDVFSTARSVGLPIEVKTSIDDLQNRYAILLVR, from the coding sequence ATGACGAAACCGACCTTCGCCAAGGACCGAAAGCTCGTCGGCGGGCTCCTCGCCGCGCGGGGCGTCGCGGACTCCCGCTGGCTCGATCCGAAGAGGATCGCCGTCGCCGAGTGGGTGCGGATGAAGTGCCGGTTCGGCTGCGGCGGCTACGCGAAGGGCGCGTGCTGCCCGCCGAACGTGCCGAGCGTGGCCGAGTGCCGCGCGTTCTTCGACGGGTACGAGCTCGGCGCGTTGCTCCATTTCGAGACGCGGTGCGCGGACAAGATCGAGCGCCGCAGGTGGTCGATGGAGCAGACGCGCGACCTCCTCGCGCTCGAGCGCGACGTGTTCCTCGCCGGGTACGAGCGGGCGTTCGTCCTCGTGTTCGCGACCTGCCACCTCTGCGCCAAGTGCGCCCCGACGCGCGCCGAGTGCGCCCAGCCCGCGCTCGCACGGCCTACGCCCGAGGCGTTCGCGGTGGACGTGTTCTCGACGGCCCGCAGCGTCGGCCTCCCGATCGAGGTGAAGACCTCGATCGACGACCTACA